One Candidatus Bathyarchaeota archaeon genomic region harbors:
- a CDS encoding heavy metal translocating P-type ATPase, with amino-acid sequence MAKDPICGMYVDEKNPPFMKEIRGQKYYFCSGTCLKTFEAPEVELRNLKILVIFSLALSIPTLIFSFFPILPPIIPNNMWLFLFATPVQFIAGWRFYKGAFEALKKKTANMDTLIAIGTSAAWIYSTIVTFIPGIFHTKEVYFDTAALIITLILVGKLLEDIAKGKASEAVRKLMDLQPTMAKIIRDGNEVELPVEKVQKNDIVIVRSGEKISVDGIIIEGHASIDEKMVTGESIPVEKDIGSEVIGATINKEGLIKIKATKLGQDSTLAKIIRLVEEAQQSSAPSQRLADRVAAYFVPAVILIAIVSSLLWFFIGSKSFTFALTIFIAVLIVACPCALGIATPTAIMVGTGKGAENGLLIKGGESLEKARRLTTIVFDKTGTLTKGEPSITDMIALEGFNEEDALEYAAGVEKGSEHPLGQAIVKGAKERGAKIPNLEYFEVIPGHGVMGKINEKDVLVGNRKLLREKGVSIDGIENNIIALEKDGKTSMILSIDGQATGIIAVADTLKEFSIKAIRQLQKMGLEIIMLTGDNKRTADAIAKKIGISRVIAEVLPGEKVDKIKELQNEGKIVGMVGDGINDAPALAQADVGIAIGSGSDIAMESGGIVLIKDDLRDVVASIQLSHKTVSKIKQNLFWAFFYNSALIPVGAGILYPFIGILLNPIFAAAAMAFSSVSVVTNSLLLRRFKPEI; translated from the coding sequence ATGGCAAAGGATCCTATTTGTGGAATGTATGTAGATGAAAAAAATCCACCTTTCATGAAAGAAATCCGGGGTCAAAAGTATTACTTCTGTAGTGGAACTTGTCTGAAGACTTTTGAAGCGCCAGAGGTTGAGTTGAGAAATCTCAAGATTCTTGTAATATTTAGCTTAGCATTAAGCATACCAACTTTAATCTTTTCATTTTTTCCTATTTTGCCCCCGATAATTCCAAACAATATGTGGCTTTTCCTCTTTGCTACTCCTGTACAATTTATTGCAGGATGGAGATTCTATAAAGGAGCGTTTGAAGCTCTAAAAAAGAAAACAGCCAACATGGATACTCTAATAGCCATAGGCACTTCAGCTGCATGGATCTATAGTACAATAGTCACGTTTATACCAGGAATTTTCCATACTAAGGAGGTTTATTTCGATACAGCAGCATTGATAATTACTTTGATACTCGTTGGAAAGTTGCTTGAGGATATTGCAAAAGGTAAGGCATCTGAAGCTGTTCGAAAGTTAATGGATCTACAGCCTACAATGGCCAAGATCATTCGCGATGGTAATGAGGTTGAATTGCCTGTAGAGAAGGTTCAAAAAAACGATATCGTGATAGTTCGTTCTGGAGAGAAAATATCGGTAGATGGAATAATAATTGAAGGGCATGCATCTATCGATGAAAAAATGGTTACTGGTGAGAGTATTCCTGTTGAGAAGGATATTGGGAGTGAGGTCATTGGTGCTACTATCAACAAAGAAGGATTAATAAAAATAAAAGCGACAAAATTAGGTCAAGATAGTACTTTAGCTAAAATAATCAGATTGGTTGAAGAAGCTCAACAATCATCTGCACCTAGTCAACGATTGGCAGATCGGGTCGCTGCATACTTTGTTCCAGCTGTTATTCTTATTGCAATTGTTTCTTCACTTCTTTGGTTTTTTATAGGCTCTAAAAGTTTCACTTTCGCTTTAACAATATTTATCGCTGTATTAATAGTGGCTTGCCCATGCGCACTTGGAATAGCAACACCGACAGCGATAATGGTAGGAACAGGCAAAGGAGCTGAAAACGGTTTACTGATAAAAGGTGGAGAGAGTCTAGAGAAGGCAAGAAGATTGACGACTATAGTTTTCGATAAGACTGGTACCCTAACTAAGGGAGAACCATCAATAACAGATATGATAGCTTTAGAAGGTTTTAATGAAGAAGACGCTTTGGAGTATGCAGCTGGAGTTGAAAAAGGTTCTGAACATCCTTTAGGCCAAGCGATAGTGAAGGGGGCAAAGGAAAGAGGGGCTAAGATTCCAAATTTAGAATACTTTGAGGTTATTCCAGGTCATGGAGTCATGGGCAAGATAAATGAGAAGGATGTTCTTGTCGGTAATCGAAAATTGTTACGTGAGAAGGGAGTGTCTATTGATGGAATTGAGAATAATATAATTGCTCTGGAGAAAGATGGTAAAACATCAATGATTCTTTCAATTGATGGTCAAGCTACCGGGATTATCGCTGTTGCTGATACTCTTAAGGAATTTTCGATTAAAGCAATTAGGCAACTTCAAAAAATGGGATTAGAGATTATTATGCTGACTGGCGACAATAAAAGGACAGCAGATGCTATCGCTAAAAAAATTGGAATAAGTAGAGTTATCGCTGAAGTTTTACCCGGTGAAAAAGTTGACAAGATAAAAGAGCTTCAAAATGAGGGGAAAATCGTCGGCATGGTAGGCGATGGAATTAATGATGCACCAGCTCTTGCTCAAGCAGATGTGGGTATCGCTATAGGAAGTGGTAGCGATATCGCGATGGAAAGTGGTGGAATTGTCCTAATAAAGGATGATCTGCGAGATGTTGTCGCTTCCATTCAATTAAGCCATAAGACCGTGAGTAAGATTAAACAGAATTTATTCTGGGCATTCTTTTACAATAGTGCTTTAATTCCTGTAGGTGCTGGGATACTCTATCCATTTATTGGGATATTGTTGAATCCAATCTTTGCTGCAGCGGCTATGGCTTTCAGTTCAGTATCTGTTGTTACTAATTCTCTTCTGTTAAGGAGGTTTAAACCTGAAATCTAG
- a CDS encoding amidase codes for MPAFLDKDMISLTSILSSDDEIIMKYLGELELRFKTKEPKVLSFIPEKERFKRLREEAKVLLELYPNPKKRPSLFGIPIGVKDIFHVNGFDTRAGSQLPKEELKGKEAACVTTLKSAGALIMGKTVTTEFAYLAPGPTRNPHNPSHTPGGSSSGSAAAVASKICPLAFGTQTVGSIIRPASFCGVIGYKPSYDRISKAGVIPLSPSVDHVGFFVYNAEDVSFIASFLCNGWREEESSHKPILGIPEGPYLDKASKEGLASFRNNCKRLMKAGFDVIPIAAMPDFEEISERHYLIVAADAAKVHDKLFNHHSELYRSKTAELIKSGRKISDKSLEDALDGRKKLRDELSQLMDENNIDVWLSPSSTGVAPKSLESTGNPIMNLPWTHSGLPIINLMAGFNDSGLPIGLQLAGRWYKDEALSSWATEIDSALK; via the coding sequence ATGCCTGCTTTTCTAGATAAAGACATGATCTCATTGACTAGCATTCTAAGTAGTGATGATGAAATCATTATGAAATATCTAGGTGAACTTGAGCTTCGATTTAAAACCAAAGAACCCAAGGTACTCTCTTTCATACCTGAAAAAGAACGGTTTAAGCGGTTACGAGAAGAAGCTAAGGTACTCTTAGAACTCTATCCTAATCCAAAGAAGAGACCGTCGCTTTTTGGAATTCCTATCGGTGTTAAAGACATTTTCCATGTAAATGGTTTTGATACTAGAGCTGGTAGTCAATTGCCAAAAGAGGAATTGAAAGGAAAGGAGGCGGCTTGTGTCACTACTTTGAAATCAGCAGGTGCCCTAATTATGGGTAAGACTGTTACTACAGAGTTTGCTTATTTAGCGCCGGGTCCAACCAGAAATCCACACAATCCGTCCCATACACCTGGTGGTTCAAGTAGTGGTTCAGCAGCAGCTGTTGCATCAAAAATATGCCCTTTGGCATTTGGTACACAGACAGTGGGTTCAATCATTAGACCTGCATCTTTTTGTGGAGTGATTGGTTATAAACCGAGTTATGATCGGATTTCTAAAGCAGGTGTAATTCCACTTTCTCCATCTGTAGATCATGTTGGATTCTTTGTCTATAATGCTGAAGATGTGAGTTTCATAGCCAGCTTTTTATGTAATGGCTGGAGGGAAGAAGAATCCTCCCATAAACCAATTTTGGGCATTCCAGAAGGCCCCTATCTTGATAAAGCTTCAAAAGAAGGACTTGCATCTTTCCGAAATAATTGTAAGCGACTGATGAAAGCCGGTTTTGATGTAATACCAATAGCAGCAATGCCTGATTTTGAGGAAATATCTGAAAGGCATTATCTGATTGTGGCGGCTGATGCAGCGAAGGTTCATGATAAATTGTTCAATCACCATAGTGAACTATATCGTTCTAAAACTGCTGAACTTATTAAATCAGGTCGAAAAATATCAGATAAATCTCTAGAAGATGCTTTAGATGGACGAAAGAAGTTACGTGATGAACTGAGTCAACTTATGGATGAAAATAATATTGATGTATGGCTCTCACCTTCATCTACAGGAGTGGCTCCAAAGAGTCTTGAAAGCACTGGAAATCCAATAATGAATCTACCTTGGACTCATAGTGGATTGCCTATAATAAATCTAATGGCGGGTTTCAATGATAGTGGTTTACCAATAGGTCTACAACTAGCTGGAAGATGGTATAAGGATGAAGCTTTGTCAAGTTGGGCTACTGAGATTGATTCAGCTCTAAAATAA